In a genomic window of Brettanomyces nanus chromosome 1, complete sequence:
- a CDS encoding uncharacterized protein (BUSCO:EOG09342W0M~EggNog:ENOG41): MSSYTLNEIKAYATQAIDEILPLDEQTISQMVNYAITELRTREAVRQHFTNLLGESPKALDFITKLSNILFGDPNKLKIEKKLSQPSKNNTGWVNSATGSTLSKGQHDQRLRNASVQGTSTSELIDQTPKAAKEVSMKKKDAQKTLDSLKDLDAALNELEVSDETNRGESDRVVRVCNCNATRHPLFEMFPNCLNCGKIICAKEGFQPCSFCGKKLLNNEERLQIVEVLNREKEEIEGKSNKNERSNNQDDNMRRRKNVIKISINSTGQNNYKVQEMAFKRVERKRELERKKEELKQQKQEEVEEVQRELDYYSSLKDKDEELVRAQQQLDTLMDFQLHGAERTKIIDQASDFDAPTSSNNLWATPLERALQLKRQQKQLRKQQEADDRRSGRGKRVMDMSIRNGKVIIREVDAPTEIAEDLSDDEEIKGLQARVSDEKTKTLEENSHNVWDYQSDASKWTKPVYMGEKGTKENKELKQSDTVTAKSKVVQLGDEEEQENTIFSMVGV; this comes from the coding sequence ATGTCTTCATACACTCTCAACGAGATAAAAGCATACGCTACACAGGCCATTGATGAGATTTTGCCGTTGGATGAACAAACAATATCTCAGATGGTGAATTACGCGATTACAGAACTCCGAACGAGGGAGGCAGTGAGACAGCATTTCACAAACTTACTAGGGGAATCACCAAAGGCTCTTGATTTCATAACGAAACTTTCTAACATACTTTTTGGAGATCCCAACAAACTtaaaatagaaaagaaactgTCTCAACCTTCAAAGAATAACACTGGTTGGGTGAATAGCGCAACCGGTAGTACGTTGTCCAAGGGTCAGCACGATCAGCGATTGAGAAACGCTTCGGTACAAGGAACAAGTACTTCTGAGTTAATAGACCAAACACCAAAAGCTGCAAAAGAGGTttcaatgaaaaagaaagatgccCAGAAGACATTGGATAGTTTGAAAGACCTTGATGCTGCGTTAAACGAACTCGAGGTGTCAGATGAGACAAACCGGGGGGAAAGCGATCGGGTAGTACGTGTTTGCAATTGCAACGCTACACGACACCCACTATTTGAGATGTTTCCCAACTGCCTTAACTGTGGTAAGATCATCTGTGCCAAGGAGGGGTTTCAGCCGTGTTCTTTTTGTGGTAAGAAGCTCTTGAAcaatgaagaaagactACAAATTGTGGAGGTTTTGAAcagagagaaggaagagatagaaGGAAAGAGTAATAAAAACGAACGATCTAATAATCAAGATGATAATATGAGGAGACGAAAGAACGTGATCAAAATATCGATCAACTCGACGGGACAGAATAACTATAAAGTTCAGGAAATGGCATTCAAAAGagtagaaagaaagagggagttagagagaaaaaaagaggagctaaagcagcagaagcaggaaGAAGTGGAGGAGGTCCAAAGGGAACTAGACTACTACAGTTCTCTGAAAGATAAAGACGAAGAACTAGTACGTGCACAGCAACAATTAGATACTCTTATGGATTTCCAGCTACATGGTGCAGAAAGAACTAAGATCATCGATCAAGCATCTGATTTCGACGCTCCTACCTCTTCAAATAATCTCTGGGCAACACCATTGGAAAGGGCACTTCAGTTGAAACGACAGCAGAAGCAATTGCGCAAGCAGCAGGAAGCGGACGACAGAAGATCTGGTCGTGGCAAGCGAGTGATGGACATGTCTATTAGAAATGGAAAGGTGATTATACGAGAGGTGGACGCACCTACAGAGATCGCCGAAGATCTTAGTGACGACGAGGAAATAAAGGGACTCCAAGCTAGAGTAAGCGACGAGAAGACAAAAACATTGGAGGAGAACAGTCATAATGTATGGGATTACCAATCGGATGCATCTAAATGGACCAAACCAGTCTACATGGGTGAGAAAGGAACTaaggaaaataaagaattgaaaCAAAGTGATACAGTTACAGCAAAATCGAAAGTCGTTCAACTAGGcgatgaggaagaacaggaGAATACTATCTTCAGCATGGTTGGCGTTTAA
- a CDS encoding uncharacterized protein (EggNog:ENOG41~BUSCO:EOG09343XWU), translated as MDGTFKRKLILNAQNIKELQRKDDNSKLSLLKIAGKFYNDDLYSDFDKEVLLMKPNDCAIVQKYSRMETFDLENHPRLEKLTINTMYSGHPLREFYRRSMLKLELNDNVDSKGLENARNQIDIIKKLPIIVFIHGLGGQLSQFEPILQEFRNCADIFGIDLPGFGNSKPHLRCRSFSRLSSYTDEEIYNLESSLSKMTWDDFQFDAIVDIIYQILMVKFPARRFIIISHSMGTHISIRLINKLPTDRVESLCMISPPGILDSNTTRVKLPLFTRVFLELSSYYPRLFDLYRLFDRRGGLYSKSVDSYIYPEEDDLLKRLAQLRWNLDTNSKIFLEYLKGFTPVSVEELLSAASKIHDSTDSKIPKILLCCGDKDKLTPVSSSSNICNTLKEAGFAAELRVVKDANHSVFLDRPHLLSGIIYEFVVSLNLHIDCTWVLKVKALISGDKWSMKNLEKWNKAVTLSKPLLNIASPDKPKCPLLGMKTLRETANQHNPKIFEQDHPEIFGIVDIGSDTPSYDPNDFKRLQYIKFKTESKVTPDDVTIAKFLEIIDKLVAKKGPDQFIVVHCHYGQNRTGFLISCYLVERLGWNVRESLDAFEHSKEPGIKHEHFKNALYLRYGE; from the coding sequence ATGGACGGTACTTTTAAAAGGAAACTGATTCTGAATGCTCAGAATATCAAGGAGCTACAGAGGAAAGATGATAATTCGAAGCTTTCGTTACTAAAGATTGCAGGAAAATTCTACAACGATGACTTATACTCAGATTTCGATAAGGAAGTTCTACTAATGAAACCTAATGATTGTGCCATTGTACAGAAATATTCCAGAATGGAGACTTTCGACTTGGAAAATCATCCTCGCCTTGAAAAGCTTACCATCAACACTATGTATAGCGGTCATCCATTGAGAGAATTCTATAGACGGTCGATGTTGAAGTTagaattgaatgataaCGTCGACTCAAAGGGGTTAGAGAATGCCAGAAATCAGATTGATATTATTAAAAAGCTTCCTATCATTGTATTTATTCACGGATTGGGTGGTCAACTGTCTCAGTTTGAGCCTATACTTCAGGAATTTCGTAACTGCGCAGACATATTTGGTATTGATTTACCTGGTTTTGGCAACTCAAAGCCTCATTTACGGTGCCGATCATTTTCCAGATTGTCCTCATATACCGATGAAGAAATATACAACCTCGAATCTTCGCTCTCTAAAATGACATGGGACGATTTTCAGTTCGATGCCATAGTAGATATCATCTATCAGATCTTAATGGTCAAGTTTCCAGCCAGGCGCTTTATCATTATTTCCCATTCTATGGGAACACACATTTCCATTAGATTGATCAACAAATTACCGACTGATCGCGTTGAAAGTCTCTGCATGATTTCACCTCCGGGGATATTGGACTCTAATACTACTCGTGTCAAACTGCCGCTATTTACGCGAGTATTTCTTGAGTTGTCTAGCTATTATCCGCGTCTATTTGATCTCTATAGGCTATTTGATCGTCGTGGTGGTCTATATTCTAAGTCTGTTGACTCTTATATatatccagaagaagatgatctaCTCAAGAGGTTAGCACAACTTCGGTGGAACCTTGATACAAACTCTAAGATCTTTCTCGAATATTTAAAAGGCTTCACTCCAGTTAGTGTTGAGGAGTTATTGAGTGCTGCGTCCAAGATACACGATTCTACTGATTCGAAAATACCAaagattcttctctgttgTGGAGATAAGGATAAGTTGACGCCAGTCAGTAGCAGCAGTAATATCTGTAATACATTGAAGGAGGCAGGCTTTGCTGCAGAACTGAGAGTGGTGAAAGATGCCAATCATTCTGTGTTCTTGGATAGACCACATTTACTTTCCGGAATCATCTACGAGTTTGTCGTCTCGTTGAATTTGCATATTGATTGTACATGGGTGCTAAAAGTAAAGGCATTAATAAGTGGTGATAAGTGGAGTatgaagaatttggagaAGTGGAATAAAGCTGTGACGTTATCTAAGCCGTTGTTGAACATAGCCAGTCCAGACAAGCCAAAGTGTCCCTTGCTAGGCATGAAAACACTTCGTGAAACAGCTAACCAGCATAATCCTAAGATTTTTGAGCAGGACCATCCTGAAATATTTGGTATAGTTGACATAGGGTCGGATACACCATCATACGATCCGAATGATTTTAAGAGACTTCAGTATATTAAGTTCAAAACTGAATCGAAGGTGACTCCAGATGATGTCACCATAGCCAAGTTCTTGGAGATTATAGATAAATTGGTGGCCAAGAAGGGGCCAGATCAGTTCATTGTTGTCCACTGCCACTATGGACAGAACAGAACAGGATTCCTTATTTCATGTTATCTAGTAGAAAGACTAGGATGGAATGTGAGAGAATCCTTGGACGCATTTGAGCATTCCAAGGAGCCAGGTATAAAACATGAACATTTCAAGAATGCTCTATATCTACGATACGGAGAATAG
- a CDS encoding uncharacterized protein (BUSCO:EOG093417HS), translating into MSQIQQRSDSMSHVWRCESGVPIYPLTYDCTPRSLPVKLANERYRLVGGLGSGSFGSVMMAKVRRSALKIIKEEMSLSHDTLLEPIKESGKTSYDLVAIKILNRKLTNLQDYSKVKEVKFILSVTSHQNLVQVYDLFVDKASFKLHIVMEALDQNLYQLLKARKGSLFSSGTLKSILSQILAAIRHIHRCHFFHRDVKPENILVMPTVSFYGSKESVPPLMRKDSYVVKLADYGLARHISNTKPFTAYVSTRWYRSPEILLRNKSYSFPVDIWAFGCVAVEAATFTPLLPGQNELDQTWKVLELLGYPEKTSSDDLDLLVTPPLGGYWEDAQLLASNLGFCLPKLPGSTIHNVLPRKDIERSERHELYKVIQSCLLWDPKLRGIAEKLAQSSYFDCTVLRTEDAKLNKVRRDFQNSLTNLEVKFDNEESTKIPLPEVTSDTIFNDENKQEPSEVWQTKLKRLPHITMDMFRIFKQKSESSNDVQRSISTEEESVPSLEEEPYEEFQGRSEETGYFDLGINSSLKSRLSEALEFENTDGERLATTPIEKISPEDSAILREKHHLSNRNESQLPTVDISSYNNEHDIIKGSRNQNLIDTLSYSYDQNLNEYENSFYDWTTTQ; encoded by the coding sequence ATGTCACAAATACAACAAAGGTCTGATTCCATGTCCCATGTTTGGAGATGCGAGAGTGGAGTACCTATATACCCTCTAACATATGATTGCACCCCCCGGTCGCTTCCCGTCAAGTTGGCCAATGAAAGATACAGATTGGTGGGTGGCTTAGGAAGCGGTAGCTTTGGCTCGGTGATGATGGCCAAAGTTAGAAGAAGCGCCCTAAAAattatcaaagaagaaatgagtCTGTCGCATGACACTTTACTTGAACCAATTAAGGAAAGCGGTAAAACCTCATACGATTTGGTAGCCATCAAGATACTGAACCGGAAACTAACAAATTTGCAAGACTACAGCAAAGTCAAAGAGGTAAAGTTCATTCTCTCGGTGACTTCTCATCAGAATTTGGTGCAAGTCTATGATCTATTCGTGGATAAAGCTTCGTTCAAGTTGCATATAGTCATGGAAGCTTTGGATCAAAATCTTTACCAGCTTCTGAAGGCCAGAAAAGGTAGtctattttcttctggaaCGTTGAAAAGtattctttctcaaataTTGGCTGCAATACGTCACATTCATCGCTGTCATTTCTTCCATAGAGATGTCAAGCCAGAAAATATTCTTGTCATGCCTACCGTATCCTTCTATGGCTCAAAAGAGAGCGTTCCACCTCTCATGAGAAAGGATAGTTATGTTGTGAAGCTCGCAGATTACGGCCTAGCCAGGCATATAAGTAACACCAAACCTTTTACTGCATATGTCTCCACTCGTTGGTACAGATCTCCAGAAATCCTTCTCAGAAACAAGAGTTACTCCTTTCCAGTAGATATTTGGGCCTTTGGCTGCGTCGCGGTAGAGGCTGCAACTTTCACCCCACTTCTTCCAGGGCAAAACGAATTGGATCAAACCTGGAAAGTGTTGGAGTTGCTCGGATATCCAGAAAAGACATCCTCCGATGATTTAGACCTTCTCGTCACACCTCCTCTTGGTGGATATTGGGAGGATGCCCAACTATTGGCTTCAAATCTAGGCTTCTGCCTACCAAAATTACCGGGAAGCACCATTCATAATGTCCTCCCTCGAAAAGATATTGAGAGATCAGAACGTCACGAACTTTATAAAGTCATTCAATCATGCTTGCTTTGGGATCCAAAGCTGAGAGGTATTGCTGAAAAGCTTGCGCAGAGTTCATATTTCGACTGTACCGTTCTCCGGACAGAAGATGCGAAATTGAATAAGGTGAGAAGGGATTTCCAGAACTCTTTGACAAATTTGGAAGTCAAATTCgataatgaagaatcaACGAAGATTCCACTACCAGAAGTGACTTCAGATACCATCTTtaatgatgaaaataagCAGGAACCATCCGAGGTCTGGCAGACCAAGCTCAAAAGGCTGCCTCATATCACTATGGACATGTTTCGTATTTTTAAACAAAAGAGCGAATCGTCCAACGACGTACAAAGGAGCATTAgcacagaagaagaaagtgttCCTTcgttagaagaagagcctTATGAAGAATTTCAAGGCAGATCGGAAGAAACTGGTTACTTCGATCTTGGTATCAATAGTTCCCTGAAATCTCGATTATCGGAAGCTCTTGAATTCGAGAACACGGATGGAGAAAGATTGGCTACGACGCCAATAGAGAAGATTTCGCCAGAGGATTCAGCAATTTTGAGGGAGAAGCATCACTTGTCTAACAGGAACGAATCACAATTACCCACTGTGGATATCTCTTCGTACAACAACGAGCATGACATAATAAAAGGATCAAGAAACCAAAACTTGATTGATACCCTTTCCTACAGCTATGACCAGAACTTGAATGAATACGAAAACAGTTTCTATGACTGGACGACAACCCAGTAA
- a CDS encoding uncharacterized protein (EggNog:ENOG41) codes for MNKEQQLQQDLVKLKDGINSKRQEINKQLKLRQQELSKQQDILRERLSGHTAPKSTISKRKRISNSEKPSAASLSSSKKAQIEIRKLKALGKAKKALFKYIYQNRIKYNYKNRILIKGLKYVPIHGLNSLALTSTENEDTHKELTSIDDLDLWVSYQGKNYVKDYSGKYNLQSRDWIMNPPSEDCIYYMRAGHCENRKCKYLHDPDHVALCPNILLSQRRCTKSHCCMSHKPSQFNAPSCNFFQEGSCTNVNCIYSHKLENGSDIAICRPFSMNGYCKMGRKCTYRHFFDCPDLQEYGYCIRGRGCHLNHSFLLKTGQESLEPIRNTDNDDVVVYFDDNKDLDNPTDSLGDVMLRTLSTSDLSSKDGDHIQQDQVDTNFSTNADFVSL; via the coding sequence ATGAACAAAGAGCAGCAGTTACAGCAAGATTTAgtgaaattgaaagatggTATTAACAGCAAACGTCAAGAAATCAATAAACAATTGAAGTTAAGACAGCAAGAACTTAGTAAGCAACAGGATATATTGAGGGAACGTCTGAGTGGCCACACGGCACCTAAATCAACGATATCCAAACGGAAGAGGATCAGCAATAGTGAGAAACCCTCTGCAGCATCCTTATCATCGAGCAAAAAGGCACAAATAGAAATTCGCAAATTGAAAGCCTTGGGAAAGGCTAAGAAAGCACTCTTCAAGTACATTTACCAAAACAGAATCAAGTACAATTACAAAAATCGCATACTAATAAAAGGGCTGAAGTATGTGCCAATTCATGGCCTAAATTCTTTAGCGCTTACGTCAactgaaaatgaagataCACACAAAGAGCTTACTAGCATTGATGATTTAGATTTATGGGTCTCTTATCAAGGTAAGAACTACGTTAAGGATTATAGTGGGAAATACAATTTACAGTCTAGAGATTGGATTATGAACCCCCCTAGCGAAGACTGTATCTATTATATGAGGGCAGGACACTGTGAGAATCGTAAATGTAAGTATTTGCACGATCCAGATCATGTGGCTCTATGCCCTAATATCTTGCTCTCGCAAAGAAGATGTACGAAGAGTCATTGCTGTATGTCACATAAACCATCACAATTCAATGCTCCTTCGTGTAATTTTTTTCAGGAAGGTTCATGCACAAATGTTAATTGCATATACTCTCACAAATTAGAAAATGGGTCTGACATTGCCATTTGCAGGCCGTTCTCCATGAATGGTTACTGTAAAATGGGTAGAAAGTGTACTTACAGACATTTTTTTGACTGTCCGGATTTACAAGAATATGGTTATTGTATAAGAGGCAGGGGCTGTCATTTAAACCATTCATTTTTACTCAAGACTGGCCAAGAATCCCTCGAACCGATTAGAAATACCGATAACGACGATGTCGTCGTTTATTTCGATGATAATAAGGATCTCGATAACCCTACAGATTCTTTGGGTGATGTCATGCTACGTACATTAAGTACATCTGACCTCAGCTCTAAAGACGGTGATCATATCCAACAAGATCAGGTGGACACCAATTTTTCTACCAACGCTGACTTTGTCTCTCTTTAA